One genomic segment of Tachyglossus aculeatus isolate mTacAcu1 chromosome 17, mTacAcu1.pri, whole genome shotgun sequence includes these proteins:
- the SMG8 gene encoding protein SMG8 produces the protein MAGPLSLRDLLRASPDGAGGSDGPATATTASPEPPWREDEICVVGIFGKTALRLSSEKYSLVNTVCDRQIFPLYHRRPEEEQEQEGVDYNLVQAYYHQDGKVLFLLLTSICDNGQLVRACRALQGDGEARPHAESHEFWKQQEKLQCLSLLYLFSVCHILLLVHPTCAFDITYDRVFRALDGLRLRALPLLKAALKDCPVGKDWKLNCRPCPPRLLFLFQLNGALKVGPPDPAHPDRPPKKHSPKRRLQHALEDQIYRIFRKSRVLTNQSVNCLFTVPANQAFVYIVPGGPEEDPVGLLLDRLRDHCAARDPEAPPAGPRRYQAARQQGRQPPSFHVEGGGGGSSSASASGQLVDFTLREFLWQHVELVLSKKGFDDSVGRNPQPSHFELPTYHRWVAAASRLYEVAVDGREEDLLASPAGELAAKVSGGVKVLEGFLDIDTKFSENRCQKALPMAHSAYQSNLPHNYTMTVHKNQLAQALRVYSQHARGPAFHKYALQLHEDCYKFWSNGHQLCEERSLTDQHCVHKFHSLPKSGEKPEADRNPPVLYHNSRARSTGACNCGRKQAPRDDPFDIKAANYDFYQLLEEKCCGKLDHINFPIFEPSTPDPAPAKNESSPVPPDGEAEKLKEKEPQTQGESTSLSLALSLGQSTDSLGTYPPDPQAGGDNPESHGQETKTEKRPNPIDRQASTVEYLPGMLHSNCPKGLLPKFSSWSLVRLGPAKSYNFHTGLDQQGFIPGTNYLMPWDIVIKTRSEDEGDLDTNSWPAPNKAIPAKRSAVVMGRGRRRDDLARAFVGFEYEDSRGRRFMCSGPDKVMKVMGSGPKESALKALSSDMPLYILSSSQGRGLKPHYAQLMRLFVVVPDAPLQIILTPQVQPGPPPCPVFFPEKQEITLPPDGLWVLRFPYAYVTERGPCFPPKESLQLMSYKVIRGVLKAVTQ, from the exons ATGGCGGGCCCGCTGAGCCTGCGGGACCTACTGCGAGCCAGCCCCGACGGGGCGGGCGGGTCCGACGGCCCCGCCACGGCCACGACGGCCTCCCCGGAGCCGCCCTGGCGGGAAGACGAGATCTGCGTGGTGGGCATCTTCGGCAAGACGGCCCTGAGGCTCAGCTCCGAGAAGTACTCGCTGGTCAACACCGTCTGTGACCGGCAGATCTTCCCCCTGTACCACCGACGGccggaagaggagcaggagcaggagggcgTCGACTACAACCTGGTGCAGGCCTACTACCACCAGGACGGCAAGGTGCTGTTCCTGCTGCTGACGTCCATCTGCGACAACGGGCAGCTGGTGCGGGCCTGCCGGGCCCTGCAGGGCGACGGCGAGGCCCGCCCGCACGCCGAGAGCCACGAGTTCtggaagcagcaggagaagctgCAGTGCCTCAGCCTGCTCTACCTGTTCTCCGTCTGCCACATCCTGCTGCTGGTGCACCCCACCTGCGCCTTCGACATCACCTACGACCGCGTGTTCCGCGCCCTGGACGGGCTGCGCCTCAGGGCGCTGCCCCTGCTCAAGGCGGCCCTCAAGGACTGCCCCGTGGGCAAGGACTGGAAGCTCAACTGCCGGCCCTGCCCGCCcaggctcctcttcctcttccagctCAACGGGGCCCTCAAGGTGGGGCCCCCGGACCCGGCCCACCCGGACCGGCCCCCCAAGAAGCACTCGCCCAAGCGGAGGCTGCAGCACGCCCTCGAGGACCAGATCTACCGCATCTTCCGCAAGAGCCGGGTGCTCACCAACCAGAGCGTCAACTGCCTCTTCACCGTCCCCGCCAACCAGGCCTTCGTCTACATCGTGCccggggggccggaggaggaCCCGGTGGGGCTGCTGCTGGACCGGCTGCGGGACCACTGCGCCGCCAGGGACCCCGAGGCCCCGCCGGCCGGGCCCCGGCGCTACCAGGCGGCGAGGCAACAGGGCCGCCAGCCGCCCTCCTTCCACgtggagggcggcggcggcggcagctcctccgcctccgcctcggGCCAGCTGGTCGACTTCACCCTGCGCGAGTTCCTCTGGCAGCACGTCGAGCTGGTCCTCAGCAAGAAGGGCTTCGACGACAGCGTGGGCAGGAACCCGCAGCCCTCCCACTTCGAGCTCCCCACCTACCACCGGTGGGTCGCGGCCGCCTCCAGGCTCTACGAGGTCGCCGTCGACGGGCGCGAGGAGGACCTCCTCGCCTCGCCCGCCGGGGAGCTGGCGGCCAAGGTCTCCGGCGGCGTCAAGGtgctggaaggcttcttggacatcGACACCAAGTTCTCCGAGAACCGCTGCCAGAAGGCCCTGCCCATGGCCCACAGCGCCTACCAGTCCAACCTGCCCCATAATTACACCATGACCGTCCACAAGAACCAGCTGGCGCAGGCCCTCCGGGTGTACAGCCAGCACGCCAGGGGCCCGGCCTTCCACAAGTACGCCCTGCAGCTGCACGAGGACTGCTACAAGTTCTGGAGCAACGGCCACCAGCTCTGCGAGGAGAGGAGTTTGACCGACCAACACTGCGTGCACAAGTTCCACTCGCTCCCCAAATCAG GAGAAAAACCAGAGGCGGACCGAAACCCTCCCGTGCTGTACCATAACAGTCGGGCCCGTTCCACGGGTGCCTGCAACTGCGGAAGGAAACAAGCACCGAGAGATGACCCTTTTGATATCAAAGCAGCTAATTATGACTTTTATCAG cttCTCGAAGAGAAGTGTTGCGGAAAATTGGATCACATCAACTTCCCGATCTTTGAGCCGAGTACCCCGGATCCCGCTCCCGCCAAGAACGAATCTTCGCCGGTGCCTCCGGACGGAGAAGCTGAGAAGCTGAAAGAGAAAGAGCCTCAGACCCAGGGAGAGAGCACCAGCCTGAGCCTGGCGTTAAGTCTCGGTCAGTCCACGGATAGCCTAGGCACCTACCCGCCTGATCCTCAGGCCGGAGGGGACAACCCCGAGAGTCACGGGCAGGAGACGAAAACCGAGAAGCGGCCGAACCCGATCGACCGCCAGGCTTCCACCGTGGAGTATCTGCCGGGCATGCTGCATTCAAACTGCCCCAAGGGGCTTCTCCCCAAGTTCTCCAGCTGGTCTTTGGTCAGACTAGGCCCCGCCAAATCGTATAACTTCCACACGGGCTTAGATCAACAGGGCTTCATCCCGGGGACGAACTACCTGATGCCGTGGGACATCGTCATCAAGACCAGATCGGAAGACGAGGGCGACCTGGACACCAACTCCTGGCCGGCCCCGAATAAGGCCATCCCGGCAAAGAGAAGCGCCGtggtgatggggagaggcaggcggcGAGACGACCTGGCCCGAGCTTTCGTGGGGTTCGAGTACGAGGACTCACGCGGTCGGAGGTTCATGTGCTCGGGGCCGGACAAAGTCATGAAGGTGATGGGGAGCGGGCCGAAGGAATCGGCGCTGAAAGCCCTCAGCAGCGACATGCCCCTCTACATCCTGTCGTCCTCTCAGGGGCGAGGGCTCAAACCCCATTACGCTCAGCTGATGAGACTCTTTGTCGTGGTCCCGGACGCCCCGCTCCAGATCATCCTAACGCCTCAG GTTCAACCAGGCCCTCCACCCTGCCCGGTATTCTTCCCTGAGAAACAAGAAATAACTCTTCCACCTGATGGCCTCTGGGTACTACGGTTCCCTTACGCTTACGTGACGGAGCGGGGACCGTGCTTTCCTCCCAAGGAAAGCCTGCAATTAatgagttacaaggtgattcgcGGGGTGCTTAAAGCAGTGACACAATGA